In the genome of Nitrospiria bacterium, one region contains:
- the sixA gene encoding phosphohistidine phosphatase SixA, which yields MKLFLVRHGEAKLESEDPERSLTEKGRMEAERISQWAGKSGIKVKEIRHSGKKRAEQTAEIISKRIHPPKGVIRVTGISPNDDPFPIANLIDQEDEPLMLVGHLPFLSRLASHLLMNNSNCSLLQFPTAGMVCLEKIERQWSLAWAITPDLV from the coding sequence ATGAAATTATTTCTGGTTAGACATGGGGAAGCCAAATTAGAAAGCGAAGACCCTGAAAGGTCTCTTACCGAGAAAGGGCGAATGGAGGCTGAGAGGATTTCCCAATGGGCGGGAAAATCAGGCATTAAGGTAAAGGAGATTCGCCACAGCGGGAAAAAACGGGCAGAACAAACTGCTGAAATTATAAGTAAAAGGATCCATCCTCCCAAGGGTGTGATCCGGGTCACCGGAATTTCCCCAAACGATGATCCTTTTCCTATTGCTAATTTGATTGATCAAGAAGATGAACCCCTCATGTTGGTGGGGCATCTTCCTTTTTTAAGCCGACTGGCCAGCCATCTTTTAATGAATAATTCTAACTGTTCTCTGTTGCAATTTCCAACCGCAGGAATGGTTTGTTTGGAAAAGATTGAAAGGCAATGGAGCTTAGCCTGGGCCATCACACCGGATTTGGTTTAA